Proteins encoded by one window of Mesorhizobium sp. INR15:
- a CDS encoding MATE family efflux transporter, producing MSAIEAGARAPENLWRQEIRAMLALAWPMVLTNLGQTAMTTTDVMMMGRLGPDTLASGALGANLYFMPLIFGLGLMLATSPMIATELGRRRYSVRDLRRTVRQGLWLAILISIPIWIVLWHGEAILLAMGQEPALARQAGIYLRWLEWAVLPFYGYIVLRSFISALERPGWALIIVFVAVAFNVFANWVFMFGNLGVPAMGIAGSGLATSLSSTLMLVGMAVVVMWEKKFRRYHLFGRFWRADWPRFKGLLRLGLPIAGILAFEVTIFNAAALLMGLIDADSLAAHAIAIQIASISFMVPLGLNQAVTVRVGLAHGAGNPEGVSRAGWTAFVIGVSFMALMGLVMILLPHPLISAFINVDDPSNARVVGLAVSFLVFAALFQIFDGAQAVAAGMLRGLHDTKVPMIYAAIGYWGVGLPLGVVLAFHFGLHGVGIWIGLSIGLAVVAVLLLARWLRRDRIVPSLAFVH from the coding sequence ATGTCCGCGATCGAAGCCGGCGCCCGCGCGCCGGAAAATCTTTGGCGTCAGGAAATCAGGGCGATGCTGGCGCTCGCCTGGCCGATGGTGCTGACCAATCTCGGCCAGACCGCCATGACCACCACCGACGTCATGATGATGGGGCGGCTCGGGCCGGATACACTGGCCAGCGGCGCGCTTGGCGCCAACCTCTATTTCATGCCGCTGATCTTCGGTCTCGGCCTCATGCTGGCCACCTCGCCGATGATCGCCACCGAACTCGGCCGCCGCCGCTATTCCGTGCGCGATTTGCGCCGCACCGTGCGCCAGGGCCTGTGGCTGGCGATCCTGATCTCGATCCCGATCTGGATCGTGCTCTGGCATGGTGAAGCCATTCTGCTGGCAATGGGCCAGGAGCCTGCGCTGGCGCGTCAGGCCGGCATCTATCTGCGCTGGCTGGAATGGGCGGTGCTGCCCTTCTACGGCTATATCGTGCTGCGCTCGTTCATCTCGGCGCTGGAGCGACCGGGCTGGGCGCTGATCATTGTATTCGTCGCGGTCGCCTTCAACGTGTTCGCCAACTGGGTGTTCATGTTCGGCAATCTCGGTGTTCCGGCCATGGGCATCGCTGGCTCGGGCCTGGCCACGTCGCTGTCCAGCACGCTGATGTTGGTCGGTATGGCTGTTGTGGTGATGTGGGAGAAGAAGTTCCGCCGCTACCATCTGTTCGGCCGCTTCTGGCGGGCCGACTGGCCGCGCTTCAAGGGCTTGCTGCGCCTCGGCCTGCCGATCGCCGGCATCCTCGCCTTCGAGGTGACGATCTTCAACGCGGCGGCTCTGCTGATGGGGCTGATCGATGCGGATTCGCTTGCGGCGCACGCCATCGCCATCCAGATCGCGTCGATCTCCTTCATGGTGCCGCTTGGCCTCAACCAGGCGGTGACGGTGCGCGTCGGGCTTGCCCACGGCGCCGGCAATCCGGAAGGTGTTTCGCGCGCCGGCTGGACCGCCTTCGTCATCGGCGTTTCATTCATGGCGCTGATGGGACTGGTGATGATCCTGTTGCCGCATCCGCTGATCAGCGCGTTCATCAATGTCGATGATCCGTCCAATGCAAGGGTGGTCGGCCTTGCAGTGTCGTTCCTCGTCTTTGCCGCTCTGTTTCAGATCTTCGATGGCGCGCAGGCGGTTGCCGCCGGCATGCTGCGCGGCCTGCACGACACCAAGGTGCCGATGATCTACGCCGCGATCGGCTACTGGGGCGTAGGGCTGCCGCTCGGTGTGGTGCTGGCCTTCCATTTCGGCTTGCACGGTGTCGGCATCTGGATCGGCCTGTCGATCGGCCTGGCCGTGGTGGCGGTGCTGCTTCTGGCGCGCTGGCTAAGGCGGGATCGGATCGTGCCGTCGCTGGCGTTCGTGCATTGA
- a CDS encoding AraC family transcriptional regulator, producing MQFKRRKSPVATLRTAPAFEHIVTEASDSFLWRLDDYPWERNVWNFHPEYEIHLLRKSSGVVLVGDHIGEFGPGYLTIVGGGLPHDWVTATQPGELIKGRDIVLQFDAERLRGSAGLLPELRELEPFLERSLRGMVFHGATALQGADLMEQMGEVSGLSRLWIFLRLVDLLAKTDEYELLSSPDFSPTLDAASLDIIQRTLTYLFQHFAEDLKLPDVAGLAGMTESTFSRFFSKNTGNSFSDHLAKLRLWQACKLLADTDIPITDICFQVGYMNISNFNRAFMRKHRMTPSSYRRLSRQRRTQPLQASQ from the coding sequence ATGCAGTTCAAGCGCAGGAAGAGCCCGGTCGCGACGCTGCGGACAGCACCGGCCTTCGAGCATATCGTCACCGAGGCCAGCGACAGTTTCCTGTGGCGGCTCGACGACTATCCGTGGGAGCGCAATGTCTGGAACTTCCATCCGGAATATGAAATCCACCTGCTGCGCAAATCCTCCGGCGTGGTCCTGGTCGGCGATCACATCGGTGAATTCGGCCCGGGCTACCTGACCATCGTCGGTGGCGGACTGCCGCATGACTGGGTCACCGCGACACAGCCGGGCGAGTTGATCAAGGGCCGCGACATCGTCCTGCAATTCGACGCCGAGCGACTGCGCGGGTCGGCCGGACTGCTGCCGGAATTGCGCGAACTGGAACCGTTCCTGGAGCGCTCGCTGCGCGGTATGGTCTTCCACGGCGCCACTGCATTGCAGGGCGCCGATTTGATGGAGCAGATGGGAGAGGTCAGCGGACTTAGCCGGCTCTGGATTTTCCTGCGCCTCGTGGACCTGCTGGCCAAGACCGATGAATACGAACTGCTTTCGTCGCCGGATTTCTCGCCCACCCTCGACGCCGCCTCGCTGGACATCATCCAGCGCACGCTGACCTACCTTTTCCAGCATTTCGCCGAGGACCTGAAACTGCCCGACGTGGCTGGGCTGGCTGGAATGACCGAGAGCACGTTCTCGCGTTTCTTCTCGAAAAACACCGGCAACAGTTTCAGCGACCACCTTGCAAAGCTCCGCTTGTGGCAAGCCTGCAAGCTGCTGGCGGATACCGATATTCCGATCACCGACATCTGCTTCCAGGTTGGCTACATGAACATCTCGAACTTCAACCGGGCCTTCATGCGCAAGCACCGGATGACGCCGTCGTCCTACCGGCGGCTGTCACGGCAGCGGCGCACGCAGCCGCTCCAGGCATCGCAATAG
- a CDS encoding ABC transporter substrate-binding protein, translating to MKSIRFAARLSAAFILSATVSTIALAQAPVCSAPVKVLAQPRDGLTLLEDSKAEFQKLSGASFQIDYLNENDRRAKSRADASTVGNYNVYYVDEANVALFASSKWIVPLTDYYPADYDYADFDPGRQKVATYEGKVWFAPLTGGGDLMVYRKDVLEAAGIQPPKTLDELIAAVPKLTNPDKGMYGIALRGARGSGANVWRWMPFFKAYGGKWFDGDKPAFNSEAAVKATETYLKLFKDSAPGTQTGSWDESTGAFLSGQVAILVESTPLSGMAVDPKTSQVVGKIGFLPPPSPLTGGGYGHGLAIASKANADDASKKCAGLFIAWATSKENEKRRLDAHQFGELNRTSILSSKEFADIYGADLGQALAETGKVTAVNFWQDPRWPDLGDRWGIILEELIAGTRTDVKGSLNELEAYANDLVKK from the coding sequence ATGAAATCAATTCGGTTCGCCGCGCGTTTGAGTGCGGCCTTTATACTCTCGGCCACGGTTTCAACCATTGCGCTGGCACAGGCGCCAGTCTGCTCGGCGCCGGTCAAGGTCCTGGCGCAGCCACGTGACGGCCTGACGCTGCTGGAGGACTCGAAGGCCGAGTTCCAGAAGCTCAGCGGTGCAAGCTTCCAGATCGACTATCTCAACGAGAACGACCGGCGGGCAAAATCGCGCGCCGATGCGTCCACGGTCGGCAATTACAACGTCTACTATGTCGACGAAGCCAATGTCGCGCTGTTTGCCTCGTCGAAATGGATCGTGCCGCTGACCGACTACTACCCGGCGGATTACGACTACGCCGATTTCGACCCCGGCCGCCAGAAGGTTGCCACCTACGAAGGCAAGGTCTGGTTCGCGCCGCTGACCGGCGGCGGCGACCTGATGGTCTACCGCAAGGACGTGCTGGAGGCCGCAGGCATCCAGCCGCCGAAGACGCTGGACGAGCTGATCGCCGCCGTGCCGAAGCTGACCAACCCGGACAAGGGCATGTATGGTATCGCGCTGCGCGGTGCGCGTGGTTCGGGCGCCAATGTCTGGCGTTGGATGCCGTTCTTCAAGGCCTATGGCGGCAAGTGGTTCGATGGCGACAAGCCCGCCTTCAACTCGGAAGCGGCGGTCAAGGCGACAGAGACCTATCTGAAGCTGTTCAAGGATTCGGCACCCGGCACGCAGACCGGCAGCTGGGATGAATCGACCGGCGCCTTCCTGTCCGGCCAGGTCGCCATCCTCGTCGAATCGACGCCGCTCTCGGGCATGGCGGTCGACCCGAAAACCTCGCAAGTGGTCGGCAAGATCGGCTTCTTACCGCCGCCGTCACCGCTGACGGGCGGAGGCTACGGCCACGGTCTTGCCATCGCGTCGAAGGCAAACGCGGACGACGCCTCGAAGAAATGCGCCGGCCTGTTCATCGCCTGGGCAACGTCGAAGGAAAACGAGAAGCGCAGGCTCGATGCCCACCAGTTCGGCGAGCTGAACCGCACCAGCATCCTGTCCAGCAAGGAATTCGCCGATATCTATGGCGCCGACCTCGGGCAGGCGCTGGCCGAGACCGGCAAGGTCACCGCGGTCAATTTCTGGCAGGATCCGCGCTGGCCTGATCTTGGCGACCGCTGGGGCATCATCCTCGAGGAACTGATTGCCGGCACACGCACCGACGTCAAAGGCAGCCTCAATGAACTTGAGGCCTACGCCAACGATCTGGTGAAGAAGTAG
- a CDS encoding carbohydrate ABC transporter permease: protein MPRRSSLPVTFVVPTMIILLILSMVPTLYAIIIALQNRELSSTAYSYVWFSNFIDLFSDRRFLNAVWVSVKWEVVTVVATMAVAVGLGVLMFEVATPRLRNVYCLLFIIPVLLPRVSAAFVWKFAYHPLYGIATYPYRLLTGGLIFDPLSKPSTALFAVASVDVWQWGLFFAVIVLKLLETLPPQPLEAARLDHASRWQVHAYVALPMLKAPLISLMFVKMIESLRSFDLIYVMTRGGPGVATETLDMYAFSQGFIESGKVSYASAMAVLMMIATVITFTMLWKRVQK, encoded by the coding sequence ATGCCCCGACGCTCATCCCTGCCCGTCACCTTCGTCGTGCCGACAATGATCATTCTCCTGATCCTGTCGATGGTGCCGACGCTCTACGCCATTATCATCGCCTTGCAGAACCGCGAGCTGAGTTCGACCGCCTATTCCTATGTCTGGTTTTCGAACTTCATCGACCTGTTCTCCGACCGCCGCTTCCTCAATGCCGTCTGGGTATCGGTGAAGTGGGAGGTCGTCACCGTTGTCGCGACGATGGCCGTGGCCGTGGGACTGGGCGTGCTGATGTTCGAGGTGGCGACACCACGCCTGCGCAACGTCTACTGCCTGCTGTTCATCATCCCGGTGCTGTTGCCGCGCGTCTCGGCGGCCTTCGTGTGGAAATTCGCCTATCATCCGCTCTACGGCATCGCCACCTATCCCTACCGCCTGCTGACCGGCGGGTTGATTTTCGACCCACTGTCCAAGCCGTCAACGGCGCTGTTTGCCGTGGCGTCGGTCGATGTCTGGCAATGGGGCCTGTTCTTCGCCGTCATCGTGCTGAAGCTGCTGGAGACCTTGCCGCCGCAGCCGCTCGAAGCCGCGCGGCTTGACCATGCCAGCCGCTGGCAGGTCCATGCCTATGTCGCGCTGCCTATGCTGAAGGCACCGCTGATCAGCCTGATGTTCGTCAAGATGATCGAGTCGCTGCGCTCCTTCGACCTGATCTATGTGATGACACGCGGCGGACCGGGCGTGGCGACCGAGACGCTCGACATGTACGCCTTCTCGCAAGGCTTCATCGAGTCCGGCAAGGTTTCCTATGCCTCGGCCATGGCCGTGCTGATGATGATTGCCACGGTCATCACCTTCACCATGCTGTGGAAGCGGGTGCAGAAATGA
- a CDS encoding carbohydrate ABC transporter permease, which yields MRPGRIIAKAVLAFAGFLAVFPLLWTALNSLKNNVDIITRVPRLVFTPTLDNITYILGRDSVMTGLQNSVIACGVAVLIGVVLGLPAAYAVARYPNRWAGDIQFFVLSLRFLPPVAVAIPLMVIWLQIGLYDTLAALIVTYSLLTISVIMWLAIPAFQAVPREVEEAAFVDGYGAYSVFWKIALPVAARSLIGAVAFSFVLVWNEFLIALMLSSSNAKTLPIVASELSQQGMNVPWGILNASVVLLSLPPLLFLGVLSGFLNSVFRPKKT from the coding sequence ATGAGGCCCGGCCGCATCATCGCCAAAGCCGTCCTGGCCTTCGCCGGCTTCCTCGCCGTGTTTCCGCTTCTGTGGACGGCGCTCAACTCGCTGAAGAACAATGTCGACATCATCACCCGCGTGCCGCGCCTGGTGTTCACACCGACGCTCGACAACATCACCTATATTCTTGGCCGCGACAGCGTCATGACCGGCCTGCAGAACTCGGTCATCGCTTGCGGCGTCGCGGTGCTGATCGGCGTGGTGCTCGGCCTGCCCGCCGCCTATGCGGTGGCGCGCTACCCCAACCGCTGGGCGGGCGACATCCAGTTCTTCGTCTTGTCGCTGCGCTTTCTGCCGCCGGTGGCAGTCGCCATTCCGCTGATGGTGATCTGGCTGCAGATCGGGCTGTACGACACGCTTGCCGCCCTCATCGTCACCTATTCGCTGCTGACCATCTCGGTGATCATGTGGCTGGCCATTCCCGCCTTCCAGGCCGTGCCCAGGGAAGTCGAGGAAGCCGCCTTCGTCGATGGCTACGGCGCGTATTCGGTGTTCTGGAAGATCGCGCTGCCGGTCGCGGCGCGCTCGCTGATCGGCGCTGTCGCCTTCAGTTTCGTGCTGGTCTGGAACGAGTTCCTGATCGCGCTGATGCTGTCCAGCTCCAATGCCAAGACCTTGCCGATCGTTGCCTCGGAGCTTTCCCAGCAAGGCATGAACGTGCCTTGGGGAATCCTGAATGCCTCGGTCGTGCTCCTGTCGCTGCCGCCTTTGTTGTTCCTCGGCGTGCTCAGCGGTTTCCTGAATTCCGTGTTCCGGCCAAAAAAGACTTGA
- a CDS encoding NAD(P)-dependent alcohol dehydrogenase codes for MQALVLEKKGELSLRDIALPLDVGPDDVKIAIHTVGVCGSDVHYYTHGAIGSYVVRAPMVLGHEASGTVVEIGANVRTLKLGDRVCMEPGVPNLSSRATKLGIYNVDPDVSFWATPPVHGVLAPYAVHPAAFTYRLPDNVSFAEGAMVEPFAIGMQAAARARIVPGDVAIVVGCGPIGIMIALAALAGGCSKVLISDFSAPKLKIAAQYPGIVPVNIGERSLVDAIGAATEGWGADIVFEASGNPKAFANLFDVVRPGGAVVLVGLPVEPVALNVPAAISKEVRIETVFRYANIFDRALQLIASGKVDLKPLITGTYAFSDSITAFERAAAAHPEDVKLQILISNEKG; via the coding sequence ATGCAGGCGTTGGTTCTTGAGAAAAAAGGCGAGCTGTCCCTGCGCGACATCGCACTGCCGCTCGATGTCGGACCAGACGACGTCAAGATCGCCATCCACACGGTCGGCGTCTGCGGCAGCGATGTGCACTACTACACCCATGGCGCCATCGGCAGCTATGTCGTGCGCGCGCCGATGGTGCTTGGCCACGAGGCCTCCGGCACGGTGGTCGAGATCGGCGCCAATGTCAGGACATTGAAGCTCGGTGACCGCGTCTGCATGGAACCGGGCGTGCCGAACCTGTCGTCGCGGGCAACCAAGCTCGGCATCTACAATGTCGATCCTGATGTCAGCTTCTGGGCGACGCCGCCGGTGCATGGCGTGCTGGCGCCCTATGCGGTCCATCCGGCCGCATTCACTTACAGGCTGCCCGACAATGTCTCCTTCGCCGAAGGGGCGATGGTCGAGCCTTTTGCCATAGGCATGCAGGCGGCGGCCCGCGCGCGGATCGTTCCGGGCGACGTGGCCATCGTTGTCGGCTGCGGCCCGATCGGCATCATGATCGCGCTGGCCGCACTGGCCGGCGGCTGCTCCAAGGTTCTGATCTCCGACTTTTCCGCGCCAAAACTCAAGATCGCCGCGCAATATCCCGGCATCGTCCCGGTCAATATCGGCGAACGGTCGCTGGTCGATGCGATCGGTGCGGCGACCGAGGGCTGGGGCGCCGACATCGTCTTCGAGGCGAGCGGCAACCCAAAAGCGTTCGCCAATCTGTTCGACGTCGTGCGTCCAGGCGGCGCGGTGGTCCTGGTCGGGCTTCCGGTGGAGCCGGTGGCACTGAACGTCCCGGCGGCGATCTCCAAGGAAGTGCGGATCGAGACGGTGTTCCGCTATGCCAATATTTTCGACCGCGCCTTGCAGCTCATTGCGTCAGGCAAGGTCGACCTCAAGCCGCTGATTACCGGCACCTATGCTTTCAGCGACAGCATCACGGCGTTCGAGCGGGCGGCGGCGGCGCATCCCGAAGACGTCAAGCTGCAGATCCTGATTTCGAACGAGAAGGGCTGA
- a CDS encoding ABC transporter ATP-binding protein, with amino-acid sequence MSAITCSHVEKSYGATSVIRDLNLSIEEHEFVVFLGPSGCGKSTLLRMLAGLEDISGGEVSIGGKVVNDLDPGDRGIAMVFQNYALYPHMTIFDNIAFGLRRQKVAKTEIQQRVMAVSSTLGLDPYLGRKPAELSGGQQQRVAIARAMIKTPKVFLFDEPLSNLDAKLRNHMRIEIARLHQSLKTTTVYVTHDQLEAMTLADRIVLLRDGLIEQIGSPAEIYERPANVFVAGFIGTPNMNFIDVTVSHGRGGWTLTGAGADFTLDGGRFNLEGVERAVLGIRPADLKAVGDGHAGNLLQGTADLIEFHGNDALVTFGAGGKEISALVSSRACPVLRGNVRYTFDEESLHLFDAKSGKSLLRR; translated from the coding sequence ATGTCCGCGATCACCTGCTCCCATGTCGAGAAATCCTACGGCGCCACTTCCGTCATCCGCGATCTCAACCTGAGTATCGAGGAACATGAGTTCGTCGTCTTCCTCGGCCCGTCCGGCTGTGGCAAGTCGACCTTGCTGCGCATGCTGGCGGGGCTCGAGGATATCAGCGGCGGCGAGGTTTCGATCGGCGGCAAGGTGGTCAACGATCTCGACCCAGGCGACCGCGGCATTGCCATGGTGTTCCAGAACTACGCGCTCTATCCGCACATGACGATCTTCGACAACATCGCCTTTGGCCTGAGGCGGCAGAAGGTGGCGAAGACGGAAATCCAGCAGCGCGTCATGGCGGTCTCAAGCACGCTCGGGCTCGACCCCTATCTCGGCCGCAAGCCGGCGGAACTCTCCGGTGGCCAGCAGCAGCGCGTTGCGATCGCACGCGCCATGATCAAGACGCCGAAGGTCTTCCTGTTCGACGAACCGCTATCCAACCTGGATGCCAAATTGCGCAACCATATGCGCATCGAGATCGCCCGGCTGCACCAGTCCTTGAAGACGACGACTGTCTACGTCACCCATGATCAGCTCGAGGCGATGACACTCGCCGACCGCATCGTGCTGCTGCGCGATGGTTTGATCGAACAGATCGGCTCGCCGGCGGAAATCTATGAGCGGCCCGCCAACGTTTTCGTCGCCGGCTTCATTGGCACGCCGAACATGAACTTCATCGACGTGACCGTGAGCCACGGCAGGGGTGGCTGGACCCTGACCGGCGCGGGCGCGGACTTCACCCTCGACGGCGGGCGCTTCAACCTCGAAGGCGTCGAACGCGCGGTGCTTGGCATCCGGCCCGCCGACCTGAAGGCGGTTGGCGATGGCCACGCCGGCAACCTGCTGCAAGGCACCGCCGACCTGATCGAATTCCACGGCAATGACGCGCTGGTCACATTCGGCGCAGGCGGCAAGGAAATCAGCGCACTGGTCTCCAGCCGTGCCTGCCCGGTCCTGCGCGGCAACGTCCGCTACACGTTCGACGAAGAGAGCCTGCATCTGTTCGACGCGAAATCCGGCAAATCCCTGCTCAGGCGGTAA
- a CDS encoding FGGY-family carbohydrate kinase, whose amino-acid sequence MTKPFVCAVDVGTGSARAGILDTSGTLLGRAEHPIVMNQPKSDHAEHDSRDIWSAVCRAVRAAREKAGVDAQDVVGISFDATCSLVVRDADGGQLSVSVSGDKRWDTIVWLDHRAIAEADECTASGHAVLDYIGGVMSPEMATPKLMWLKRNLRKTWNEAGYLFDLADFLTWQATGSLARSQCTLTAKWTYLAHEETGWRRDFFGIVGLDDLFEHGNLPEKASPVGADIGCLTPQAAADLGLTTNCRVGAGVIDAYAGALGVLGGFAGDEQNIGRHLALIAGTSSCVMAMSPDPQPFAGVWGPYYGAALPKLWLSEGGQSATGALLDHIIRWHGAGGEPDAAMHARIASRVAELRAAEGENLAGRLHVLPDFHGNRSPLADPHAVGVVSGLTLDSSFDSLCKLYWRTAVGIALGVRHVLEALNENGYLIDTLHVTGGHTKNPLLMELYADATGCTVVEPLADEAVLLGTGMVAATAAGLFPDLNAACLAMQQGGKTRASNPASSGRFDRDYRVFLEMHRQRQVLDAIR is encoded by the coding sequence TTGACGAAACCCTTCGTTTGCGCGGTCGATGTCGGCACCGGGAGCGCCCGCGCGGGCATTCTCGACACCAGTGGTACCTTGCTTGGCCGCGCCGAGCACCCGATCGTCATGAACCAGCCGAAGTCCGATCACGCCGAACATGATTCGCGCGATATCTGGTCGGCGGTATGCCGGGCTGTGCGCGCCGCCCGCGAAAAGGCCGGTGTGGACGCACAGGATGTCGTCGGCATTTCCTTCGACGCAACCTGTTCGCTGGTTGTACGGGATGCCGATGGCGGCCAGCTCAGCGTCTCGGTGTCAGGTGACAAGCGTTGGGACACCATCGTCTGGCTCGACCATCGCGCCATTGCCGAGGCCGACGAGTGCACCGCGAGCGGCCATGCCGTGCTCGACTATATCGGCGGCGTCATGTCTCCGGAAATGGCGACGCCGAAACTGATGTGGCTGAAGCGCAACCTGCGCAAGACATGGAATGAAGCCGGCTACCTATTCGACCTCGCCGATTTCCTGACATGGCAGGCAACCGGCTCGCTCGCCCGCTCACAATGCACGCTGACCGCCAAGTGGACCTACCTCGCGCATGAGGAGACCGGCTGGCGGCGCGACTTCTTCGGGATCGTCGGCCTCGACGACCTCTTCGAGCACGGCAACCTGCCCGAAAAGGCCAGTCCGGTCGGCGCCGACATCGGTTGTCTCACGCCACAGGCGGCAGCGGATCTCGGCCTGACGACGAACTGCCGGGTTGGCGCGGGTGTGATCGATGCCTATGCCGGCGCGCTTGGCGTGCTCGGTGGCTTTGCCGGCGACGAACAGAATATCGGCCGGCATCTGGCCTTGATTGCCGGTACATCGAGCTGCGTCATGGCGATGTCGCCTGATCCGCAGCCATTCGCCGGCGTCTGGGGTCCCTATTACGGTGCGGCATTGCCGAAGCTTTGGCTGTCGGAAGGCGGCCAGTCGGCCACCGGCGCGCTGCTCGATCATATTATCCGCTGGCATGGCGCCGGCGGCGAACCGGATGCCGCCATGCATGCCAGGATCGCCAGCCGTGTCGCCGAGTTGCGTGCCGCCGAAGGCGAGAACCTCGCAGGCAGGCTGCATGTGTTGCCGGATTTCCACGGTAACCGCTCGCCGCTCGCCGATCCCCATGCTGTCGGCGTGGTCAGTGGGCTGACGCTGGATTCATCCTTCGACAGCCTGTGCAAGCTTTACTGGCGCACCGCCGTCGGCATCGCGCTCGGCGTGCGCCACGTACTCGAGGCGTTGAACGAGAACGGCTACCTCATCGACACGCTGCATGTCACCGGCGGCCACACCAAGAACCCGCTGTTGATGGAACTCTATGCCGACGCCACCGGCTGCACGGTGGTCGAGCCGCTGGCCGACGAGGCGGTGCTGCTCGGCACCGGCATGGTTGCCGCCACTGCAGCCGGTCTGTTTCCCGACCTCAACGCCGCCTGTCTCGCCATGCAGCAGGGCGGCAAGACGCGTGCCTCGAACCCGGCATCATCAGGGCGTTTCGACCGCGACTACCGGGTCTTCCTCGAGATGCACCGCCAGAGGCAGGTGCTGGACGCGATCCGTTGA
- a CDS encoding HAD family phosphatase: MTPELVIFDCDGVLVDSEALSVSALLGMIKLAGGSIAEDTAYEHFLGKSMKSVREILGRDFGLEITDKHLTEMRVELMRKFREELKPMPGVMEMLPRLGLPRCVASSGTLDRIRYALDVTGLLGLLEPHLFSAGMVARGKPAPDLFLHAAMTMGARPQNCLVIEDSPAGVEAARAAGMRVLAFTGGTHAGNPALKARLASMQPDFIFADMLQLPDLIAGLGARVRAS, from the coding sequence ATGACGCCGGAACTGGTCATTTTCGACTGCGATGGCGTGCTGGTCGACAGCGAAGCGCTGTCGGTGTCGGCGCTGCTCGGCATGATCAAGCTGGCCGGCGGCAGTATTGCCGAGGACACGGCCTATGAGCACTTCCTTGGCAAGAGCATGAAAAGCGTCCGTGAAATCCTCGGCCGCGACTTCGGCCTTGAAATCACCGACAAGCATCTGACCGAGATGCGCGTCGAATTGATGCGCAAGTTCCGTGAGGAACTGAAGCCTATGCCGGGCGTTATGGAAATGCTGCCGAGGCTTGGGCTGCCTCGCTGCGTTGCCTCTTCCGGCACGCTCGACCGCATCCGCTATGCGCTCGACGTCACCGGTCTGCTTGGCTTGCTGGAGCCGCATTTGTTCAGCGCCGGCATGGTGGCGCGCGGCAAGCCGGCGCCGGATCTCTTCCTGCATGCCGCCATGACAATGGGCGCCAGACCGCAAAATTGCCTTGTCATCGAAGACAGTCCCGCCGGCGTTGAGGCGGCGCGTGCAGCTGGTATGCGGGTGCTCGCTTTCACCGGCGGCACACATGCTGGCAACCCCGCATTGAAAGCGCGGCTTGCGTCGATGCAACCGGACTTTATATTCGCTGACATGCTGCAATTGCCCGATCTGATTGCAGGCCTGGGAGCGAGAGTAAGAGCATCTTGA